In a single window of the Magnolia sinica isolate HGM2019 chromosome 7, MsV1, whole genome shotgun sequence genome:
- the LOC131250574 gene encoding disease resistance protein RGA2-like, giving the protein MADALISFVVESLGSMALQKLRSLVGVNEDLEKLSRNLDYLQAVLTDAEKRQVNDESVKRWLGDLKDVAYDMDDVLEEWKVVNDGCDDGTSSEGKKVSFPFFPTPRFDVETSNRIKAISARLDEIKERKNIFSFREVREERGVVKLDMRETSSFIDENEIFGRDRVKEWIVNQLVQGSSDEEQDVGVISIIGMAGIGKTAVAQLVFNDGKVNRHFDKMIWVSFPGDFDVMRIYYEIFNTLRRKRSRSSSEEYATPMDSSLLLGAPSLQYLISNVFDMLNGKRFLVVLDGIRNSDDAQWRNLMILFRTAKKESRILVTTRNENVTKFFSSALIYELQPLSENDCWLLFSHRAFSGVRSGDELFKASGREIVQKCQGIPLLLDAIGSALRKKRDVKDWQSVLDEATGDSLGTGKIASVVLESFHDLPKHLKQCFAFCSIFPKNHLIEKDMLIKLWMAQGFIPQTRREDMERLGGSYFDDLVRRSLFQVIETDEEGHPKYCMIHDMIHDLCKCIMTECLIIEKETRRSQLIKARHASLICNEDVESILSFIDKAEILRTLILIGWSEIPIIYHFNSLKRLRALDLSGGTVVKLPNSLQNSKLLRYLDLSATNIQELPDFVSDLCLLQTLKLNHCFSLRKLPKGIVKLIKLRHLETEGTFLVCLPEGMGRLTSLRTLTKFVTGGESGCEIAELKDLNLLQGKLEITCLNRVASTDEAKEAKLENKQNIQTLKLSGESGICFGTHTENEVEHVEGVFEALQSHPNLRDLTISEYIGRQFPSWMEDCSLYSNITKVQLSNCRCRQMPALGKLPSLKWLKIELMFEVTQVGSEFFGNSHDEVTGAFPKLEILIFEWISIWEEWKLNVGARSFPSLFQLCISCCNKLKALPELQHVISLQELKIEYCTILSSRCQKVVGEDWNKIAHIPYITIDGRKI; this is encoded by the coding sequence ATGGCAGATGCACTGATTTCTTTTGTGGTGGAGAGTTTGGGTTCCATGGCCTTGCAAAAGCTGAGGTCGTTAGTGGGTGTTAATGAAGATCTTGAAAAGCTCTCGCGGAACTTAGATTATCTTCAAGCAGTGCTCACCGACGCAGAGAAGCGGCAAGTGAATGATGAATCGGTAAAAAGATGGTTAGGAGATCTCAAAGATGTGGCATATGACATGGACGACGTTTTAGAGGAGTGGAAGGTGGTGAACGACGGTTGCGATGACGGCACCAGCTCCGAAGGTAAGAAGGTATCTTTTCCCTTTTTTCCCACACCCCGCTTTGATGTTGAGACCAGTAATCGGATAAAAGCGATTAGTGCAAGATTAGACGAGATCAAAGAACGCAAGAATATCTTCTCTTTCAGAGAAGTCAGGGAAGAACGTGGAGTGGTCAAGTTGGATATGAGGGAAACGAGTTCATTCATAGATGAAAATGAGATTTTTGGTAGGGATCGAGTTAAGGAGTGGATTGTCAACCAGTTGGTACAGGGCAGCAGTGATGAGGAGCAGGACGTCGGAGTCATTTCTATCATTGGTATGGCAGGAATTGGAAAAACCGCTGTCGCTCAATTAGTCTTCAATGATGGTAAGGTTAATAGGCACTTCGATAAAATGATTTGGGTGAGTTTTCCTGGAGATTTCGATGTGATGAGGATCTATTATGAAATCTTTAATACATTGAGACGGAAGCGGTCACGTTCGTCATCCGAAGAATATGCGACACCAATGGACTCTAGTTTGCTACTTGGTGCGCCATCCTTGCAATATTTGATATCAAATGTCTTTGATATGCTAAATGGTAAGCGGTTTCTGGTCGTGCTGGATGGCATACGCAACAGTGATGATGCCCAGTGGAGAAACCTTATGATTCTGTTCCGTACAGCCAAGAAAGAAAGTAGAATTTTAGTTACCACTCGTAACGAGAATGTCACGAAATTCTTCTCCTCGGCCCTGATTTATGAACTGCAACCGTTGTCTGAGAATGATTGTTGGTTGTTGTTCAGCCACAGAGCTTTCTCTGGAGTAAGGAGTGGGGATGAGCTTTTCAAGGCATCGGGTAGAGAAATTGTGCAAAAGTGCCAAGGAATTCCTCTCCTGTTGGACGCAATAGGAAGTGCCTTGCGCAAGAAAAGAGATGTAAAGGACTGGCAGTCTGTCTTGGATGAAGCGACAGGGGATTCATTGGGTACTGGAAAAATTGCATCCGTTGTATTAGAGAGCTTCCATGATTTGCCAAAGCATTTGAAGCAATGCTTTGCTTTCTGTTCCATATTTCCAAAGAATCATTTGATAGAGAAGGACATGCTAATCAAGTTGTGGATGGCCCAAGGTTTCATTCCCCAAACGAGAAGAGAAGACATGGAGAGGCTAGGTGGTTCATATTTTGATGATTTAGTGAGGCGTTCCTTGTTTCAAGTCATAGAGACAGATGAAGAAGGTCATCCAAAGTATTGCATGATACATGACATGATCCATGACCTCTGCAAATGTATTATGACTGAGTGTTTAATCATAGAAAAGGAAACACGGAGGAGTCAGCTTATAAAGGCTCGCCATGCCTCATTGATTTGCAATGAGGATGTAGAATCCATTCTTTCCTTCATAGACAAAGCCGAAATTTTGCGTACACTCATACTCATTGGATGGTCTGAAATTCCCATTATTTATCATTTTAACAGCTTAAAACGTCTGAGAGCATTGGATTTGAGTGGCGGCACAGTAGTAAAGCTCCCAAATTCTTTGCAGAACTCGAAGCTTTTGCGATACCTCGACCTGTCTGCCACCAATATACAAGAATTGCCAGATTTTGTAAGTGACCTCTGTCTTTTGCAGACCTTAAAGCTTAATCATTGCTTCAGTCTTAGAAAACTCCCTAAAGGGATTGTGAAACTGATCAAATTAAGACATCTTGAAACCGAAGGAACCTTTTTGGTGTGCTTACCAGAAGGCATGGGGAGGTTAACATCCCTTCGAACGTTAACTAAGTTCGTTACAGGGGGTGAGAGCGGATGTGAAATTGCAGAACTGAAAGACCTTAACCTTCTTCAGGGGAAGCTAGAAATAACATGCTTAAACAGAGTAGCAAGTACAGATGAAGCTAAGGAGGCAAAATTGGAGAACAAGCAGAACATCCAGACCTTGAAATTGTCAGGTGAGTCAGGGATATGTTTTGGAACACACACAGAAAATGAGGTGGAGCACGTGGAGGGTGTGTTTGAAGCCCTTCAATCCCATCCAAACCTAAGAGATCTTACCATTTCAGAATACATTGGTCGCCAATTCCCAAGTTGGATGGAAGATTGTTCATTGTATTCCAATATTACCAAGGTGCAATTATCAAATTGCCGATGCAGACAGATGCCAGCGCTTGGGAAACTGCCGTCCCTTAAATGGCTTAAGATAGAGTTGATGTTTGAAGTTACACAGGTGGGCAGCGAGTTTTTTGGGAACAGCCATGATGAGGTCACTGGAGCATTCCCCAAATTGGAGATTCTTATCTTCGAATGGATTTCAATTTGGGAGGAGTGGAAGTTGAATGTGGGAGCTAGATCATTCCCATCTCTCTTTCAGTTATGCATATCGTGCTGCAACAAGTTAAAGGCACTGCCAGAACTGCAACACGTCATTTCACTTCAGGAACTCAAAATCGAATATTGTACAATCCTAAGCAGTCGATGCCAGAAGGTTGTAGGAGAAGATTGGAACAAGATAGCCCACATCCCCTACATCACCATTGATGGGAGGAAAATCTGA